A window of the Streptomyces sp. NBC_00250 genome harbors these coding sequences:
- a CDS encoding Trm112 family protein, producing MKPDSPLLKILACPLDKGPLILDEIGGTLYNPRLRRRYPIVDGVPQLLPSSGVPAVAEEPVVGSEHDV from the coding sequence ATGAAGCCCGACAGCCCGCTGCTGAAGATTCTCGCCTGCCCGCTCGACAAAGGGCCGTTGATCCTGGACGAGATCGGGGGCACGCTCTACAACCCGCGCCTGCGCCGGCGCTACCCGATCGTCGACGGCGTCCCGCAGCTGCTTCCCTCCTCCGGTGTGCCCGCCGTCGCCGAGGAACCCGTCGTCGGGAGCGAACACGACGTATGA